The genomic region GTTGTGGGCAAAGTATATCTTGTGAATGTGCAAGTACGAAAGgtcttattttttcaaataaatatttctgccTCTCAGAAGAAAGGCCTTGAGGTTCGATTTCTGTAGGCATACTATccccaaatttattttctgtgaACACGACATGCGTACTGTGACCTTCCCCGGAGCAATTTTTTGTGCATTGCAATAGCCCTATCGATGTAGACTCAGTTTTGAAATGAGAAaaggattttaatttttgcaacTTAACACCTTTTGCGTCCGTGAAGTATTTAACCCAGTCATATGTCTTTACATTAACAGCGTCACCCGATTCATTTCCTACCAAAACAGTCATTATAGAATTTGATCGCTTACATGCCGTAACCGCTATCTCGCAAACGTCTTTGACGGTATTTACAACAGATcttcgaaatttttttttaaataagccaAAATATTGGTCTGGCGCAAACTTTGTGTGGCCTACAGGCAAAAATGACAGCTGAAAGCTCTTGTGTCTAGCAGTCATGACACGCCAAACAGCGTATTGCAAaacatagttatttttgttttgaccACAGCAATTATCTGCGTGGCAGATTACGTTGGTTTCTCCTAAAGACaaagtttcaaaaaaattgtggATCAATGATATCACAACGTTAGCCCCCTTTCCAATAACGCAAGCTTCAGGaattacatacaatataaatttgcCTAAAGGTTCTACAGCGATACCAAAAAGGGCTACTTTGTACCCTGTTAGAAAATATAATGGGCCAACCTGTTGCGAGTCATGAGGAAGATGAATTTGCTGCGCAAAATCGAAGGAAATATGAAGAACGCCTTCAAAAGAGCACGGAGGGTGCGGGCCGAGAACACAATTTGAAACTTGCGAAGCTGATTCTGCAATtacatctttataatattgtctCTCTGTTTGAGCTTTTTGTAAATGTTCTACGGATTCCatatatagttttgttttcacTTCTTCGTCCATATTTCTTGATTTGGAAATGCTCATTACATTTTGTTGGCAAACATGACAAAGATCTGTACGAGGCTTTTGAATCACAATATGAGGACAAAAatcatcccatattttgtacCACGAAGAACGACCTACATACGTTTTTTCTGATTTTGTACATGCCTCAACGTACTTCTcgtatatatattgttttgtcATGCTACTTGGCAAAATGTTAAGATCTGGGTTACTGTAATAAGGTAAACGCCCCGGGAGCACAAGAGAATTTTGTTCtgaaaatgatttaataaaagtgaCAGCTGTGACACGTTGTTCTAATGTAAACGAATGATGAATGTTTTTGCTCAATTTATGCTCTTTTAATTCTACTCCATGCTCATTAACAtgttttacaatgtttttaaactttttcggACCTACTCCATGGACAAAAACAAAGAAGCTTTTGCAGACAATTTTGCCCCTAAACATATACTTAACCGCGGCACGCTccctgttttttattttgtgctttGATTCTTTTGACGTGTCTGGATTATTATCAACCAAGCAGTTTAAAGCACCCGTTAACAAAATGTCTTGATGATTTGAGtgaaaatcacagttactatTTAAACTTATACAATCAAATcgagattttaaaatttcctcCTTTGCAAATAACTTGAAACACTGCTTTTGACAGCACCcgttttcaaaaaatatattttcttcaatCGATACAAGGTCAGTAGTTTCGCCTTCTACGAAATC from Amyelois transitella isolate CPQ chromosome 24, ilAmyTran1.1, whole genome shotgun sequence harbors:
- the LOC106142669 gene encoding uncharacterized protein LOC106142669, which produces MYVSNVKLPHQQADGEDEDFETGIITRDILTVDFVEGETTDLVSIEENIFFENGCCQKQCFKLFAKEEILKSRFDCISLNSNCDFHSNHQDILLTGALNCLVDNNPDTSKESKHKIKNRERAAVKYMFRGKIVCKSFFVFVHGVGPKKFKNIVKHVNEHGVELKEHKLSKNIHHSFTLEQRVTAVTFIKSFSEQNSLVLPGRLPYYSNPDLNILPSSMTKQYIYEKYVEACTKSEKTYVGRSSWYKIWDDFCPHIVIQKPRTDLCHVCQQNVMSISKSRNMDEEVKTKLYMESVEHLQKAQTERQYYKDVIAESASQVSNCVLGPHPPCSFEGVLHISFDFAQQIHLPHDSQQVGPLYFLTGYKVALFGIAVEPLGKFILYVIPEACVIGKGANVVISLIHNFFETLSLGETNVICHADNCCGQNKNNYVLQYAVWRVMTARHKSFQLSFLPVGHTKFAPDQYFGLFKKKFRRSVVNTVKDVCEIAVTACKRSNSIMTVLVGNESGDAVNVKTYDWVKYFTDAKGVKLQKLKSFSHFKTESTSIGLLQCTKNCSGEGHSTHVVFTENKFGDSMPTEIEPQGLSSERQKYLFEKIRPFVLAHSQDILCPQPKLAIASDPLALTNSEQSQYTQEHVEPGVSKIQTNTLSVTLKRKSPTCSYCGESGHRNQIRSGIYFCKKRKLDEQKSD